In Treponema vincentii, a single window of DNA contains:
- a CDS encoding YibE/F family protein gives MKRFCIFLFFILTTMLTAQIPVFAEADTDSKDAGLAEYYDTQLNLPKNQVVKARVIEIVYDDLAESRPDVPIESDFRYQHLKIEILTGKHKGEVYTVRNTIELAIPYRLIFRLHEKMILQVDEDEETGKIINLKIYERARDTKVYALIVIFAAALIIVGKKNGLKALITLGITVGLIFGIFLPCIIRGFNPILLALAVCSSATVITLLIISGNNKKTYTAIIGTIGGVIIAGVFAFIAGKILMLTGLGNEDAQMLAFIPQHRRIDYQGLLFAGIMIGALGAVMDVAMSISSAMWEIISVSPDISKKQLIKSGMNIGRDIIGSMSNTLILAYVSTSIPVLLLFILFSNGFTEIINLELLASEVLRAVAGSVGLICTIPITVRLVGRWHHTS, from the coding sequence ATCAAACGATTTTGTATTTTCCTTTTTTTCATCCTTACAACTATGCTTACAGCGCAAATCCCCGTATTTGCAGAGGCAGACACCGATTCAAAAGATGCCGGATTGGCGGAATATTACGACACGCAACTTAATCTGCCGAAGAATCAGGTGGTAAAAGCGCGCGTCATTGAAATCGTATATGATGACCTTGCGGAAAGCAGGCCGGATGTTCCGATTGAATCCGACTTTCGGTATCAGCATTTAAAAATAGAAATTTTAACCGGCAAGCATAAGGGCGAAGTGTATACCGTCCGCAACACTATTGAACTGGCAATTCCGTACCGGCTTATCTTCCGGCTCCATGAAAAAATGATACTGCAGGTGGACGAAGATGAAGAAACCGGAAAGATAATAAACTTAAAAATCTACGAGCGTGCACGGGACACAAAAGTCTATGCGCTCATAGTAATCTTTGCAGCGGCGCTTATTATCGTCGGCAAAAAAAACGGCCTCAAAGCATTGATTACGCTCGGCATTACCGTAGGTCTTATTTTCGGTATTTTTCTCCCGTGCATTATACGGGGTTTTAACCCGATTTTATTGGCGCTCGCCGTATGCAGTTCTGCGACGGTTATCACGCTGCTGATCATCAGCGGCAACAATAAAAAAACATATACAGCCATCATAGGTACAATCGGCGGAGTTATCATTGCAGGGGTATTCGCATTTATTGCCGGTAAGATACTCATGCTGACAGGGCTTGGAAACGAGGACGCACAAATGCTTGCCTTTATACCGCAGCACCGTAGGATTGACTATCAGGGGTTGTTGTTTGCAGGTATTATGATCGGTGCGCTCGGCGCGGTGATGGATGTGGCAATGTCCATCTCATCGGCAATGTGGGAGATTATTTCCGTAAGCCCCGACATATCAAAAAAGCAACTGATAAAATCCGGTATGAATATCGGCCGAGACATTATCGGCTCAATGTCGAACACACTGATTTTGGCATACGTCAGTACCTCCATTCCGGTACTGCTGCTATTCATTCTATTTTCTAACGGCTTTACCGAAATCATCAACCTCGAACTTTTAGCCTCCGAAGTACTGCGCGCAGTTGCCGGAAGCGTCGGGCTTATTTGCACCATCCCGATTACGGTGCGCCTTGTCGGGAGATGGCATCATACATCATGA
- a CDS encoding RecQ family ATP-dependent DNA helicase, whose protein sequence is MEKYDELLKRAHTVLKTTFGYNEFRPMQQEVIASVLSGCDTLAVMPTGGGKSLCYQIPALLFGGITLVVSPLISLMQDQVASLVENGVSAVFLNSSLEWGDYLDAVRRIKSGSVKLVYLSPEALAAERTQSILHDASLPVSCITIDEAHCISEWGHDFRPDYLAISNIRAQFKDAVFLALTATATAQVQKDITANLRMKTPEVFVAGFNRANIFLEVRPKRNALHEVTACLEKHSGESGIIYCFSRNQVDKLTEKLKDSGYSALNYHAGLSDEERRSHQQQFIRDKVRIMVATVAFGMGIDKPNVRFVIHYDLPKSLEEYYQEIGRAGRDGLASHALLLYSAGDAHKIRSFFEEAADSANSERLLQAMLRFASARTCRRHFLLSYFGERFVPAAANEKAENADAEPEDIGGENENAYGQRCPFPCCDVCSAPPPPLTDVTIPAQKFMSCIYRTQSRFGLSYIVDVLLGSKQKRIIENGHDKVSTWGIGKELSKEDWFALSDALIYAGLVEKNGDYNVLIITENGKRTLASRAKIELPIELIGQSGMNQAVSKKTGIDSKKNDTAHKKSEYKRGEFLRTLNEDDTMLYEAIKDWRKHAAEEENVPPYVIFGDRTIEDLILKKPRTVRELLNVFGIGEIKAEKFGSALLRLVENTGR, encoded by the coding sequence ATGGAAAAATACGATGAACTGCTAAAACGTGCGCACACTGTGCTTAAAACGACATTCGGTTACAATGAATTCCGTCCGATGCAGCAAGAAGTGATTGCCTCCGTGCTGTCGGGGTGCGATACGCTTGCGGTTATGCCGACCGGCGGCGGAAAATCGTTGTGTTATCAAATCCCTGCGCTTTTGTTCGGCGGCATTACGCTTGTTGTTTCTCCGCTGATTTCACTCATGCAGGATCAAGTCGCTTCTCTTGTAGAAAACGGTGTGAGCGCAGTTTTTTTGAATAGCTCGCTTGAATGGGGTGACTATCTCGATGCAGTGCGGCGTATTAAGTCCGGAAGTGTTAAACTGGTATACCTTTCTCCGGAAGCGCTTGCGGCGGAGCGCACACAGTCTATATTGCATGACGCAAGCCTACCGGTCAGCTGCATTACCATTGACGAAGCTCATTGCATTAGCGAGTGGGGGCACGACTTCCGTCCCGATTACTTGGCAATTTCGAATATCCGTGCGCAGTTTAAGGATGCGGTTTTTCTTGCGCTTACGGCAACGGCAACCGCACAGGTACAAAAAGATATTACGGCAAATCTCCGTATGAAAACGCCGGAAGTTTTTGTCGCTGGTTTTAACCGCGCAAATATTTTTCTTGAAGTACGCCCTAAGAGGAATGCGCTGCACGAGGTTACCGCCTGTCTTGAAAAGCACAGCGGAGAAAGCGGCATCATTTATTGTTTTTCCCGCAATCAAGTTGATAAGCTCACCGAAAAGCTCAAGGACTCCGGCTATTCGGCGCTCAATTATCACGCAGGGCTTTCCGACGAAGAGCGGAGAAGTCATCAGCAGCAATTTATCCGCGATAAGGTACGGATTATGGTTGCGACGGTTGCATTCGGTATGGGAATTGATAAACCGAACGTCCGCTTTGTTATCCATTATGATTTACCCAAGTCGCTCGAAGAATATTATCAGGAGATTGGACGAGCAGGACGCGACGGTCTTGCCTCTCACGCTCTGCTTTTATACAGCGCAGGCGATGCACATAAAATACGCTCATTCTTTGAAGAGGCAGCGGACAGCGCCAACTCCGAACGGCTTTTACAGGCAATGCTCAGGTTTGCGTCCGCTCGGACATGCCGCCGTCATTTTCTATTGTCGTATTTTGGGGAGCGGTTTGTTCCGGCGGCAGCTAACGAGAAAGCCGAAAATGCTGATGCAGAACCGGAAGACATCGGCGGTGAAAACGAAAACGCTTACGGACAAAGATGTCCCTTTCCGTGCTGCGATGTGTGTTCCGCACCGCCGCCTCCGCTGACAGATGTTACCATCCCGGCTCAAAAGTTTATGAGCTGTATTTACCGTACGCAATCGCGGTTCGGACTTTCGTATATTGTCGATGTGCTGCTCGGCTCAAAGCAAAAGCGGATTATAGAAAACGGGCATGATAAAGTTTCAACATGGGGAATCGGGAAAGAGCTTTCAAAAGAGGATTGGTTTGCGCTCTCCGATGCGCTCATCTATGCGGGCCTTGTCGAAAAAAACGGTGATTACAATGTGCTCATTATAACCGAGAACGGTAAACGGACGCTTGCATCCCGCGCAAAAATCGAACTTCCGATCGAGCTTATCGGGCAGAGTGGGATGAATCAAGCAGTATCTAAAAAGACCGGTATTGACTCTAAAAAGAATGACACTGCGCATAAAAAAAGTGAATATAAGCGAGGTGAGTTTTTGCGCACGTTGAATGAAGATGATACAATGTTGTATGAAGCGATAAAAGACTGGCGCAAACACGCTGCCGAGGAAGAAAACGTTCCGCCCTACGTTATATTCGGAGATAGAACAATCGAAGACCTCATCCTCAAAAAGCCGCGCACGGTACGTGAACTGCTGAACGTATTCGGTATCGGCGAAATAAAAGCAGAAAAATTCGGCTCGGCGCTTTTGCGTCTTGTGGAAAACACGGGGAGGTAG
- the ispE gene encoding 4-(cytidine 5'-diphospho)-2-C-methyl-D-erythritol kinase encodes MNNASSMSADAVSLCAYAKINIHLKVLAKRKDGFHNLESIFQRISIADYLSLEKSSDSRSCTVESPLMPLPVGNTLTEAWKAFCNVSDVDTGVRVRLIKNLPAGSGLGAGSSDAAALLKAANELFAMPLSDSELTTLALQVGSDVPFFLKSSAGIVTGRGEVFEPIRARTDCFGILIWPDVQSSTKEAYELLDKQKEALSHECEAWGYEKLAAQYTAPFKTWRFVNDFQPVLEQRYPVIGRVRKELYEQGAAFAQMSGSGSAVFGLFSSESLMASAFQVLAKRWSWCKPFLLLA; translated from the coding sequence ATGAATAATGCTTCAAGCATGAGTGCCGATGCGGTTAGTCTTTGTGCTTATGCAAAGATTAACATTCATCTAAAGGTTCTGGCAAAAAGAAAAGACGGCTTCCATAACCTCGAAAGTATTTTTCAGCGTATTTCAATAGCGGATTATCTTTCTCTAGAAAAGTCGAGCGATTCACGTAGTTGTACGGTTGAATCCCCTTTGATGCCTTTACCGGTGGGCAACACTTTAACCGAAGCGTGGAAAGCATTTTGTAATGTGTCGGATGTTGATACCGGTGTTCGGGTGCGGCTGATAAAAAATCTCCCTGCAGGGAGTGGTTTGGGGGCAGGTTCTTCCGATGCGGCCGCTTTGTTGAAAGCGGCAAATGAGCTTTTTGCGATGCCGTTGAGCGATTCCGAGCTTACAACACTCGCCTTACAGGTTGGAAGCGATGTGCCGTTCTTTCTAAAAAGTTCGGCAGGAATTGTTACAGGACGGGGTGAGGTCTTTGAACCAATACGGGCTCGTACTGATTGTTTCGGCATATTGATTTGGCCGGATGTACAGAGCTCAACGAAAGAAGCGTATGAACTGCTGGACAAGCAAAAAGAAGCGTTATCCCACGAGTGTGAGGCGTGGGGATATGAAAAGCTTGCTGCACAGTATACGGCTCCGTTTAAAACATGGCGTTTTGTAAATGATTTTCAGCCGGTGCTTGAGCAGCGCTACCCCGTTATCGGTCGTGTGCGTAAAGAGCTTTACGAACAAGGTGCAGCATTTGCACAGATGAGCGGGTCGGGTTCGGCTGTTTTCGGATTGTTTAGCTCTGAGAGCCTTATGGCTTCCGCTTTCCAAGTCTTGGCAAAAAGATGGAGCTGGTGTAAACCGTTCCTTTTACTTGCCTAA
- a CDS encoding HIT family protein, whose amino-acid sequence MDDCIFCKIIKGEIPCMKVYEDEYTIVFMDIAKDVDGHMLVVPKKHVTNILDADEATLHHVMDTVKKVANHCVTDCGYEGVNMLNANNQCAGQTVFHLHIHLIPRKSGDAVPSFPKFGGAVHPLEETYKKLKI is encoded by the coding sequence ATGGATGATTGTATTTTTTGTAAGATTATTAAAGGCGAAATTCCGTGCATGAAAGTCTATGAAGATGAATACACAATTGTCTTTATGGATATTGCAAAAGATGTTGACGGTCACATGCTGGTCGTCCCCAAAAAACATGTTACAAATATCTTGGATGCGGATGAAGCAACGCTTCATCATGTAATGGATACGGTAAAAAAGGTTGCCAACCATTGCGTGACTGACTGCGGATACGAGGGTGTCAATATGCTCAATGCAAATAATCAATGTGCAGGGCAGACGGTCTTTCACCTGCATATACATTTGATTCCGCGAAAATCAGGTGATGCCGTGCCGAGCTTCCCGAAATTCGGTGGTGCCGTACACCCGCTCGAAGAAACCTACAAAAAGCTCAAAATCTAA
- a CDS encoding type II toxin-antitoxin system HicB family antitoxin, whose product MKYTYPVIFEYDDGKIGVRVPDISGCFTFGETITEAIEMAEDAIAMMLAHYEDHRQQIPKPSDISKIKIKNGFVNYVIADTDAWRKQFSEKAIKKTVTIPAWLNYKAEEAGVNFSQELQNALKQRLQIAL is encoded by the coding sequence ATGAAATATACATATCCCGTTATTTTTGAATACGATGATGGAAAAATAGGTGTAAGAGTTCCTGATATTTCCGGCTGTTTTACATTTGGAGAAACAATCACGGAAGCAATAGAAATGGCAGAGGATGCCATAGCTATGATGCTTGCTCATTATGAAGATCATCGGCAACAGATACCGAAACCGAGTGATATATCCAAAATCAAAATAAAAAACGGATTTGTGAATTATGTAATAGCCGACACTGATGCTTGGCGCAAACAGTTTTCTGAAAAGGCAATAAAGAAAACTGTTACTATACCGGCATGGCTCAATTATAAAGCGGAAGAAGCCGGGGTTAATTTTTCACAAGAGCTACAAAACGCATTGAAACAGCGGTTGCAAATTGCATTGTAA
- a CDS encoding 50S ribosomal protein L25, translating to MEERVLTACRRTGFGKAAAAKCRRANRLPAVIYDNAGRSTAIEVPYRDFEKLFKTVTESTLITVKVDEKDEFEVFIKDYQYDIVSDKVFHADFYAVERGQLLRTKIQIRLSGSPEACRQGAVLETGIAELEVECLPRDLPERIVVDVEKLGANEAIHVRDIKVPEGVKILTDADLAVAMVKFAKEEAPAPTEEAASAEGAAPADAATPDAKA from the coding sequence ATGGAAGAGAGAGTTTTGACAGCCTGTCGTCGGACAGGTTTTGGAAAAGCTGCTGCTGCAAAATGCCGTAGAGCCAATCGTTTACCCGCTGTTATTTATGATAATGCCGGTCGTTCAACAGCTATTGAAGTTCCCTATCGCGATTTTGAAAAATTATTCAAAACAGTTACTGAGAGTACCCTTATTACCGTCAAGGTTGACGAGAAAGACGAGTTTGAAGTTTTTATCAAAGATTATCAATATGATATCGTAAGCGATAAAGTTTTCCATGCTGATTTCTATGCCGTTGAACGCGGCCAACTGTTGCGGACTAAAATTCAGATCCGACTTTCAGGATCTCCTGAAGCATGCCGTCAAGGCGCTGTTTTGGAAACCGGTATTGCGGAACTTGAAGTTGAATGCTTGCCGCGCGACTTGCCTGAACGAATTGTTGTCGATGTTGAAAAACTCGGTGCTAACGAAGCAATTCACGTTCGTGATATTAAAGTTCCCGAAGGCGTTAAAATTTTAACGGATGCAGATTTGGCGGTTGCAATGGTTAAATTTGCTAAAGAAGAAGCTCCCGCACCCACAGAAGAAGCTGCTTCTGCAGAGGGTGCCGCACCCGCGGATGCTGCGACCCCGGACGCAAAAGCCTAA
- the spoVG gene encoding septation regulator SpoVG, with protein sequence MTITDVQIRKTVAEGKLKAYATVTFDDCFVLHNVKLIEGEKGVFVAMPSRRTKTGAYKDIAHPITPEFRSVLQEKILSAYETSAES encoded by the coding sequence ATGACAATCACTGATGTCCAAATTCGGAAGACTGTAGCTGAAGGCAAATTAAAGGCTTATGCAACCGTTACCTTTGATGACTGCTTCGTATTGCACAATGTGAAGCTGATTGAAGGAGAAAAGGGTGTTTTTGTTGCGATGCCAAGCCGCAGAACGAAGACCGGGGCGTATAAAGATATTGCGCATCCGATAACGCCTGAATTCCGATCGGTACTGCAAGAAAAGATACTTTCCGCATACGAGACTTCTGCTGAAAGTTGA
- a CDS encoding 5'-nucleotidase C-terminal domain-containing protein translates to MLFSSCKTTEPEHIPAPVPMQYSAIEATAPANQVDVILFNDFHGNVAEDARPGKGKNAGMAKLLGYVHTTQRENPNTIVVAGGDNYQGTAISNLTYGAPVSAMMKAMGVSVCAVGNHEFDWGVTHMKEWQKDGNFTFLAANIVDKNTKKPVSWAKPYAIITKGGYKIAFVGLAHPDTVSLTKAEHVSGLEFTDPVKAGQQWVDYLLAGKAKEGKPDAIIALTHIDSDQKGEEITGNAVALAQIKGLNAILSAHSHRPVQGAVDGMPIMQAYCYGRAVGKLSITFDENKNIASITPTLDEIWKHKDTIVEDEAGKAIYAKYDADLKPILSKVIGTAAGEFTHERKDKGSNTLLGVWAAEVQRKVGKADIAIQNGGGLRRTLAAGNITVGDLYEIMPFDNFLVTFDLSGAEIKKAIDHGIMNPNITDGQFAGLKVEYDGTKPFESRVTSIALADGTPLDMNKTYKVVVNDFMFTGGDKYDFSKATNVVETYIPIRDALIDEIKAAKTITPKAPDYIKDISKN, encoded by the coding sequence ATGCTGTTCTCGTCGTGTAAAACGACTGAGCCGGAACATATTCCCGCACCCGTACCGATGCAATACAGCGCTATTGAAGCAACAGCGCCGGCTAATCAGGTGGATGTGATCTTGTTTAACGACTTCCACGGTAACGTTGCAGAAGATGCCCGTCCCGGTAAAGGAAAAAATGCCGGTATGGCAAAGCTGCTCGGCTATGTGCACACCACACAAAGGGAAAACCCGAATACGATTGTCGTAGCAGGCGGTGATAACTATCAAGGTACTGCAATTTCCAATTTGACCTACGGTGCACCGGTTTCCGCAATGATGAAGGCAATGGGCGTATCGGTATGCGCAGTCGGAAACCACGAATTCGACTGGGGCGTAACGCACATGAAGGAATGGCAGAAAGACGGCAATTTTACCTTCTTGGCGGCAAATATCGTCGACAAAAACACCAAGAAGCCTGTCTCGTGGGCAAAGCCGTACGCGATTATCACTAAAGGCGGTTATAAAATTGCGTTTGTCGGTTTAGCTCATCCCGATACGGTCAGTTTAACAAAAGCGGAACATGTCAGCGGTTTAGAGTTTACCGATCCCGTTAAAGCCGGACAGCAATGGGTTGATTACCTATTGGCCGGAAAAGCAAAAGAAGGGAAACCGGATGCCATTATCGCATTAACTCACATAGATTCCGATCAGAAGGGTGAAGAAATCACTGGAAATGCAGTCGCGCTTGCTCAAATTAAGGGCTTAAACGCGATATTGTCAGCTCACAGCCATCGACCGGTACAGGGCGCTGTAGACGGTATGCCGATTATGCAAGCTTACTGCTACGGACGCGCAGTTGGAAAACTCAGCATCACCTTTGATGAAAATAAAAATATCGCTTCGATCACTCCTACCCTTGATGAAATTTGGAAGCACAAAGACACTATCGTCGAGGATGAAGCTGGAAAAGCTATTTATGCGAAATACGATGCAGACTTAAAACCGATCTTGAGCAAAGTAATCGGTACCGCAGCCGGTGAGTTTACCCATGAAAGAAAGGATAAGGGCAGCAATACCTTGCTCGGCGTATGGGCAGCAGAAGTACAACGGAAAGTTGGAAAAGCCGATATTGCTATCCAGAACGGAGGCGGATTACGCAGAACGCTTGCAGCGGGAAATATTACCGTCGGCGATCTGTACGAAATCATGCCGTTCGACAATTTCTTAGTCACCTTCGACCTTAGCGGAGCGGAAATCAAAAAGGCAATTGATCACGGTATTATGAACCCGAATATCACAGACGGACAGTTTGCGGGGTTAAAGGTTGAATACGACGGCACCAAACCTTTTGAAAGCAGAGTCACTTCTATCGCATTAGCCGATGGAACTCCGCTCGATATGAACAAAACATATAAGGTTGTTGTCAATGACTTTATGTTTACCGGTGGTGATAAATACGATTTCTCGAAGGCAACGAACGTCGTCGAAACATATATTCCGATTCGTGATGCCCTAATCGACGAAATTAAAGCGGCAAAGACTATTACGCCGAAGGCTCCGGATTACATCAAAGATATCAGCAAAAATTAA
- a CDS encoding AMP-dependent synthetase/ligase → MNDITMPQLLQQITKKYPNIAAQYSKNEQGDFNPLSYTDVFDRVLSFAGGLLSLGITRGDRVGLIADNRKEWYHASMGIMTIGAADVPRGCDATEQDLIRILSFAECTAAVIENRDQFIKILKNQQQFPLLKTLIVFDPFDIHDEELKTKGNTSRFTMYSYDEIIERGMGYRKAHPEAVEQELEKGSDTEVATIIFTSGTTGEPKGVMLTHKNFIVQLDDLKTRVILYPGEKAIVVLPVWHSFERLCEYVILASAAGMVYSKPVGSILLADIAKTNPALFPSVPRIWESVYTGVFKAMKQAGGIKQKLFNFFVAVGLFHAHHARNVKGLNPHFVFYTKITRPIISFIPYLFSLPLYALGNVLVFKKIRTKLGTGFRQGVSGGGALPPNIDAFFWAIGVSVTEGYGLTETAPVVSVRPLGRPVFGTIGKPLSCTTVKIVDDNGKELPVGQLGTVMIRGTSVMKGYYKRQDLTDAVIDKDGWFDSGDLGLKTLDGELILRGRKKDTIVLRGGENTEPVPIEMKLQESPFIAQAVVLGQDQRFLGALIVADETEVKSYAAEQGILADSFEDLLAKPEIKKLFERQIASLINHENGFKLFERINRFVLLAKPFEAGVELSAKQDVMRYKITSLYSNQIDSLFAD, encoded by the coding sequence ATGAACGACATCACAATGCCGCAATTGTTGCAACAAATTACAAAAAAATATCCGAATATTGCCGCTCAATATTCCAAGAATGAGCAAGGCGATTTTAATCCGCTCTCCTACACTGATGTTTTTGATCGGGTATTGAGTTTTGCAGGCGGACTGTTATCCCTCGGCATCACGCGGGGAGACAGAGTCGGCCTTATCGCAGATAACAGGAAAGAGTGGTACCATGCCAGCATGGGGATTATGACGATCGGAGCAGCCGATGTTCCGCGCGGCTGTGATGCAACCGAACAGGATTTGATACGTATTTTGTCCTTTGCCGAATGTACGGCTGCTGTCATAGAAAATCGGGATCAATTTATAAAAATTCTGAAAAATCAGCAGCAGTTTCCGCTGCTCAAAACGCTCATTGTGTTTGATCCTTTCGATATTCACGATGAAGAGCTCAAAACAAAGGGCAACACTTCCCGCTTTACAATGTACAGCTATGATGAGATTATCGAACGGGGTATGGGATATCGAAAAGCACACCCCGAAGCGGTTGAACAGGAGCTGGAAAAAGGCAGCGATACGGAAGTTGCTACGATCATTTTTACCTCCGGTACGACAGGCGAACCTAAGGGCGTTATGCTGACGCATAAAAACTTTATTGTGCAGCTGGATGACCTTAAAACGAGGGTTATCCTCTATCCCGGCGAAAAGGCCATTGTGGTACTGCCGGTATGGCATAGCTTTGAGCGACTCTGCGAATACGTTATCTTAGCTTCCGCCGCGGGGATGGTGTACTCCAAACCGGTGGGAAGCATCTTGCTTGCAGATATCGCAAAAACCAATCCGGCGCTGTTCCCATCGGTGCCGCGTATCTGGGAGTCCGTCTATACCGGTGTTTTTAAGGCAATGAAGCAGGCAGGCGGTATTAAGCAAAAACTGTTCAACTTCTTTGTCGCGGTAGGCTTGTTCCATGCACACCATGCACGGAATGTTAAAGGGCTTAATCCTCATTTTGTTTTTTATACGAAGATCACCCGTCCTATTATTTCCTTTATACCGTATCTTTTCTCCCTGCCGCTCTACGCGCTGGGTAACGTGCTCGTGTTTAAAAAGATCCGTACCAAACTCGGCACCGGCTTCCGGCAAGGGGTTTCAGGCGGAGGGGCACTACCGCCGAATATCGACGCGTTCTTCTGGGCTATCGGTGTAAGCGTTACCGAGGGCTACGGTTTAACCGAAACGGCACCGGTTGTGTCGGTTCGCCCACTCGGGCGCCCCGTATTCGGTACTATCGGGAAGCCGCTGTCATGTACGACGGTAAAGATTGTCGATGACAACGGGAAAGAGCTGCCGGTAGGTCAACTCGGTACCGTAATGATCCGCGGCACCAGCGTTATGAAGGGGTATTACAAGCGGCAGGATTTAACCGATGCGGTCATCGACAAGGACGGTTGGTTCGACAGCGGCGACCTCGGATTAAAAACGCTTGACGGCGAACTTATCCTACGTGGCAGAAAAAAAGATACGATCGTACTACGCGGCGGAGAAAATACCGAGCCGGTACCGATTGAAATGAAGCTGCAGGAATCACCATTCATCGCGCAAGCCGTAGTTCTCGGGCAGGATCAGCGCTTTTTAGGCGCACTCATTGTCGCAGACGAAACCGAGGTTAAAAGCTATGCGGCAGAGCAAGGGATATTGGCAGACTCATTTGAAGACCTGCTGGCAAAACCGGAAATCAAGAAACTTTTTGAGCGACAGATCGCTTCGCTGATAAACCATGAAAACGGCTTTAAACTGTTTGAACGAATCAATCGTTTTGTACTCCTTGCCAAACCTTTTGAAGCAGGCGTAGAACTCTCGGCAAAGCAGGATGTAATGCGCTATAAGATCACGTCGTTATATAGTAATCAAATTGATAGTTTATTCGCTGATTAA
- a CDS encoding type II toxin-antitoxin system HicA family toxin, translated as MTADEIIKLLKKAGYEITAGAKHDKAIHKETGKMIAIPRHKGDIPTGTAHNILKEAGLK; from the coding sequence ATGACAGCAGATGAGATTATAAAACTATTAAAAAAAGCCGGTTATGAAATTACTGCCGGGGCAAAACACGATAAAGCAATCCATAAAGAGACAGGTAAAATGATTGCGATACCTCGGCATAAAGGTGATATTCCGACTGGAACAGCGCATAATATTCTCAAAGAAGCAGGTTTAAAATAG